The following nucleotide sequence is from Streptomyces sp. HUAS CB01.
CCTCCTCGGGCGCGACGGTGCTGGCGCAGATCAGGGAGCCGGGATAACCGCCCCGGGCCAGGATCCCGTCCGGGCCGCGCAGCACGGTCCGCAGGGCGTCGCCGTCGGCGACGGTGCAGATGGCGGCACTCGTGCCCTCGACCGCCTCGCTCGGGCGGGACGCGGCGAAGGCGCCCGCTCTGGCGAGCGACTCGGCACGCTCCGGGGTGCGGTTCCAGACGCGCACCTGTATGCCTTGATCGAGGAGGCGTGAGGCCAGGCCGCTGCCCATGGTGCCGAGACCGAGGACGGCGACGGGGCCGTTCGTGGTGTTCGTCATGACGTCTCCTTCACGGTCTCCTTGACGACCCGGAACCTCAGGGACTGCGTCGAGTCGACCCACTCGCGGAGCGGGGCCACCAGGGCACGGTGGTCCTCGCTCTGCTGCCAGGCGAAGAAGTGTTCGGGAGTCTCCCACTCGCTGGTGATCACCCACTGGCGGGAGTCGTCGACGGGCTCACCGAGCCGCTCGACGATGTGGCCGGGGGTACCGGCAACGGATTTCCGGAGTTTGTCGTACATCTCCAGGAAGCCCTCTTCGCCGCCCTCGATGACCCGGACCGCGAAAACCACGGACAGCCTGTCGTTCTGTCGGCTGTTCTGCACAGTGCCCATGTCTCCTCCTGATGGTGAGAACCGGCGGGACACGCTTTCTAAGGACTCATGGCCCCCGGGGGGCTGCAACTCCGAATGGCCGACACCCCAATGGGCGCAGGGGTTCTCGCTCCGTGATTAGTCCATGCGGGTGAGTGACCAAAGGGCCCCGGACGTGGGGTTCGAGGGTCCTCCGGGACCCCATGAACCGAGTTCTGTTCCCCTTTTGACGACCGGTCGCCACACAGGTGGGCGGCTTGCCCACCGTTCGGCCGTACGAAAGACGCCCGATGGGCCAATGACCTGGTCAGACGCCTTCGCCGGCGCGGGGCGCGGGCGGGAGGGCTCCACCGGGTCTCGGACGTCGGCCGGTCGGGTGTCCTCGCCGTGATGCGGCGGGTCAGCCGGTCGGGCGCTTCCGCGGGGTCTCGGTGGGCCGCCCGTTCGGGCGGTTCCGTCGCGGCTCGGGGACGGCCGTTCGGGCCGGCGCCGCCGGCTCGACGGGCCGGCAGCTCGGGCGCCGCCGGGCCTCAGTGGAACAGCCGCTCGGGCGCCGCCCTGTCCGTCGCCCGGCGCTGTACCCGGTTCCCCACCGTCACCGCGACGCACAGCACCGCGGCGGCCGCCGCCAACTGGGCCAGCGCGACCGTGAACAGGCCGACCGGGACGGTCGCGAGCACCGCTGCCGCGGCGCCGATCCGCAGCCAGGGGCCGCCCAGACGCAGGGTGCGGCGGAACCACGCGTGTCCGCACAGGAAGAGCGCGAGTCCCACCCCCACGTACAGCGCCCCGGCCGGGGTGGCGGGCTCCAGGGCGTGACCGGGCACCTTCTTCACTCCGGCGGCGAAGACGACCACGCCGAGCAGCAGCGGGATGTGCGCGTAGTTGTACGCGTTCACGGCGGCGACGGCGCGCGCCGTGTCGCACTCCCGCGCCAGCGCCTTCTCGGCCCGCACCACGTCCGGCCGGAAGTACACCCACCACAGACAGGCGGCGACGACCAGCGTCAGCACCGCGGTCGCGACCAGGGAGAAGTCGAACGGCAGTCCGGAGGCGCCGATCGCGATCGCGATCAGCGCCTCCCCGAACGCGATGATCATGATCAGCCCGTGGCGCTCCACGAAGTGCTCCGGCCGGATGGTGAATCCGGCGAGCCGGCCGTGCAGCCGCGGCGCCAGCGCCTCGATCAGCAGCGCCACGGTCCACAGCAGGAACTGCGCCGTACCGCCGAGGAACGCCCCGAGCAGCACCAGTGCCGCGCTGGTGAGGTTGAACGGCGCCAGCCGCAGGATCGCCCGGCTCGCCGCGGCGCTGCTGGTACGCGAGAACAGTCCCGCGTGGACGACCACGACCAGGGCGTATCCCGACGCGAACACCTTGGCCTCGGCGCCCTCCTCGAAGGCCCGGGGAATGGCGAGCGCCATCACCAGGAACCCCACCATGCTGGCGAACAGCAGCAGCCTGCGGCGGTCCGTGCACGGCGGGAGCTCGTTGGTGAGCCACACGTAGGCGTTGAACATCCACCAGATCAGCCCGAACACCACCACCGCCCAGGCGGCTCCGCCGAAGGTGGTGTCCTCGACGAGCACCTCCGTGAGCTGGGTGGCGGTGAAGACGAAGACGAGGTCGAAGAAGAGCTCCAGGGTCGTGGCACGCGCGGGCTCGGCCCTGTCGGCGGGCGTGGGCGGCATGGACATCACCGGTTCCCGCCGGAACGGTCCCGCTCCTTCGGCCCGGGGGGGCCGCCGCGCCCGAACCACCGGCCGCCGAAGACCGGTTCCCCGGCGAGCCGGAGCGCCGGAGCCGTCAGACGCGCGGCCTGACGGTCGAGATGGAGGAGGTATTCGTACACCCACCAGGACCGGCACGAACGCGGCACGATCCCGGACAGCGCCGTGTCACCCTCCGGCTGCCCGCCCACCGGGGCCCGCACCTCCGGGGCACGCTCCAGCTGGTCCCCGAGCCGGGTGTAGAACGTGGCGAGCTGCGAGGCGAGGCGGCCGAGCCGGAAGCGGTCGGGGTCCTGGTCCAGCACGACCTGCGGCTGCCGGGCGAGACCGCTCGTCGTCATTTGCAGCCAGACGGCGGACGAGGACAGGAAGCACAGGTCCGCCCCCTCCAGACCTCGGGAGCCCGGCTCGGCCAGGTACCCCCGCATCGAGTCGTGCATGTGGCGGGTCGCGGGCGACGACGAGGTCAGCCGCACCGACGGGCGCTTGGTGACGAACCCCAGGGCCCAGCCGGTGGACGCCGTCAGGTCCCTGCTGCCCAGCCGGAACACCTCGGCCATATTGCTGCGCAGCACACCCGCGGCGCCGCGCGGCCACATCAGCGCGCCGACGAGCAGGCTGACAGCGGCCCCGACGGCCACGTCCTGGAGACGGACCAGCCCCAACTGCCAGCCCGAGGGGGAGAGCAGTGTGTACAGGCAGAGGACGACCACGGTGAACGCCGCCTGGCCGACCACGTCGGGCAGGGTGCCGGGGCTGAACGCGGCGAGCCACACGACGACGGGGAACACCGCCCACACGACGGCCGGGTCGCTGCCGGCGAGCCCGATCAGGACACTGCCCACGACGACGCCCGCCACCGTCCCCAGCAGCGCGACCACCGCCCGGGACCCGGTCGACGCGACGCTCGAGCGCAGCACCGCGAGCACACCGAGCAGCGCCCAGAACCCCCGGTCGAGCCCGGCCAGATGGACGACGACGATGGTCAGCGCCATGGCGACCGCGGAGCGCAGCGCGTTGACGAACCAGATCGAGTCGATGGTCGCGGAATCCCGCCAGGCCGTGACCACGCTGCTGTCCCGCGCCCGGCCCGCCATGCGCCGCAGGGAGGACCGGCACGGGTCGACGGCCCTGCGCCAGGCGACGCCCGGCCGGTACGAAGGCGGCCGGCGTACCGCCCGAAGGGTCTCCACCGCCGTCGTCGACGCCGCCTCCGCGATGTTCACGGTGTAGAAGGCGTGGGAGACGAACGTCCCGGACGGCGGGGCCTCGTGGTCGATGCAGTCCACCCGCGTCCCGTACGCCGCCAGGAGCCGCCGGACCTCCGTCACATCGGGCTCCGGGCCCTCGGCTTCGAGGAAGTCCGCGGTCCTGCGCAACAGTTCCGCCGACGCCTCCAGGAGCTCGGACTCGGGTCTGTCCGCCCGGCTCAGACCTCCCACGCACCGGTTCGCGGCCTCGCCGATCAGCCCCTTGGCCCAGAGCAGCGCCCCCACGACGTCCGTCAGCGACCGGTCGGCGGACCGGGTGCCGCTCGGCTGGTGCATGCCCGAGGTGAACTCCGTCAGCATCGTGCGGACGGCGTCCCGCGAGACCTCCGCCTCGCCGGGCCCCGCCGTGTCGCGCAGCAGCGCCGACAACTGGTCGCCGAGCGCGCGCGTCGTGTGTGCGACGGAGGAACGGAAGGCGTCCTCGCCGACGGGGGCGCGCAGCAGCAGCGTGGCGACACCCCCGGCGGCGACCCCGAGACCCCAGCCGCCGACCCGTACGGGGAGTTCGGACAGCGGCGCCGGTGTGGAGGCCGCCAGCACATAGCCCAGCAGCGCGGCCGTCGCGCCCGACCCGCCGTGCGGGCCCTCGATCGCGAAGTAGTAGGCGAGGAAGGCCAGGGGGAGTGTCACGAGCACGGCGGAGAGCAGGCTCAGCGACGCCAGACAGCCGACGGCCACCATGAGTCCGCCGACGCCGAGCAGCAGCGAGAACGCCAGGGACTCCGAGGCGCGGGTGCCCTCGAAGGACGCGATGACGAGGGCGGCGAACGCGCCGAAGGCCGCGAAGCCCGCCAGCCCCGGGTCGCCCACGACCAGCAGCCCCAGGGCGAGCACCGCGGGCAGCACGACGGCGGCGCGGCAGCCGCGGAGGACCGCGTGCACGGGGAAGCGGCCACGCAGGCCTGTCCGGCGAGGCTCCTCCGGCAGTTCCTCGAGGGAGGGCGTCACTGAACGTGTCATCGGACTCCTCTGCGTCACATGAGGAGGCTCGGCCTCGGTCCGACGAGACTCAGTCTGCGCTTCCGCCGGAGCTTCCGCCTGCGCTTCCTCCTGCGCTTCCGGCGCGGCACCCGCGAGCGGGTGGCGGGTCGGCGGGCGCGTCGCCCGGGTGCTGCCGCGCGCCGAGGGCCCTTGCCCCGCCCGCAGACACCGGCGCGTCCGCCCCCGCCCGAGGTGGGCCTCCCGGTGGCGCCCGCGCGCCGATCGCCGCCGCGCGCCGTGCGCCCCGTCCGCAGGCGCGCACGCCGATGCCGCGCCCGGGGTGCCTTGTCGGCAGGCGCCCGCTTGCCGCCCCCGCCGCCGGGGTGCCGGTTCGGCGGAGATTCCCGCATGCCGCCCCCCGCGCCGGGGTGGCCCGTGCGCAGGCGACGCCCGTGAGTTGCTCCCGGGCGAGTGCCCCGTCCGCAGGTGCCCGCACGCCGCAGCCGGGTTGTCCGTCCGCAGGTGGTGTTCGGCGGGCTGCCTGCGCCGGGGTGCCTGTCCGCAGGTGGCGTCCGGCGGTTTCGTCGTGCGCCGGGGTGCCGGTTCCGCGGGGCGAGACATGCCCGCGTGTGGGGGCGCCCGACCGTAGGTGGCGTCCGCGGTTTGGTCGTGCGCTGGGGTGCCCGGTTCGGCGGGCGATGCGGCATGCCCCCGTGCGCCGTGTGTCCCGTCCGCAGGCGGTGTCCGGCGGGTTGCCCGCGCCGGGGTGTGCGTCTGCAGGTGGCGTCCGGCGGTTGTGCGCCAGGGTGTGCCCGGTTCGGCGGGCGATGCGGCATGCCCCCGTGCGCCGTGTGTCCCGTCCGCAGGCGGTGTCCGGCGGGTTGCCCGCGCCGGAGTTCCCGTCCCGTAGATGGCGCCCGGCGGGTTCCCGCGCCGCGGTGCCGGGTTCGGCAGGCGATGCCCGCACGCCGCCCGCGCCGGGGTGCCCCGTCCGCGGAAGAGGCCCGGCGGGCTGCCGCCCCCGCCGGAGGCCGGTCGGCGGACGACGCCCGGCGGGCCGCCCCCGCCCAACGGACCGCTCCCGGCCGGGGAGCGCCCTCCGCAGGCGCCCGCAGGACTGTGAGCGCATCATGTAGAGATGGCTAAGGCGACGATCCTGACCGTCGACGACGATCCAGGAGTCTCCCGGGCCATCGCCCGTGATCTGCGGCGCCATTACGGCGACCGCTTCCGCGTGCTGCGCGCCACCTCGGGGGACGAGGCCCTCGAAGCCCTGCGCGAGGTCAGGCTGCGGGGCGAGGCGGTGGCCGTGATGATCGCCGACTACCGCATGCCCACCATGAACGGCGTCCAGTTCCTGGAGGCCGCCATGGACCTGTTCCCCCGCGCGCGACGGGTGCTGCTGACCGCGTACGCGGACACGGGCGCGGCCATCGACGCGATCAACGTCGTCGATCTCGACCACTATCTGCTCAAGCCCTGGAGCCCGCCGGAGGAGAACCTCTACCCCGTGCTCGACACCCTGGTCGACCTCTGGGACGCGGCCTCCGACCCGGAGACGCCCGAGACCAGGCTGGTCGGCCACCGCTGGTCCGCCCCCTCCTTCGCCGTGCGGGACTTCCTCGCACGCAACCTCGTGCCGTACCGGTGGATCGCCGCCGACGAGCCCGAGGGGGTCCAACTGCTCGAGGCGGCCGGACTCACCGCCGCGGACGTCCCCCTCGTCGTCACCGCCGATGGCAAGGTCCTGCACGCCCCGACGGAGGCGGAACTCGCCGCCCACGTCGGCCTGCGTACGAGCCCCGCGGCCGACTTCTACGACGTCGTCGTCATCGGCGCCGGCCCCGCCGGGCTGGGCGCCGCCGTCTACGCCGCGTCCGAGGGCCTGCGCACCGTGCTCGTCGAGCGCAGCGCCACCGGCGGACAGGCGGGCCAGAGCAGCCGGATCGAGAACTACCTGGGGTTCCCCGACGGGGTCACCGGCGCACAGCTCACCGACCGGGCCCGGCGGCAGGCGGCGCGCTTCGGCGCCGAGATCCTGAGCGCCACCGAGGTGGTCGCGCTGGAGGCCGCGGGGTCCGGGCGCGTCCTGCGCTTCGGCGACGGCACGTCGATCGGCGCGCACACCGTCGTGCTCGCCACGGGAGTGACCTACCGGCGCCTGGCGGGCGCGCAGCTCGACGGCTACTGCGGCGCCGGTGTCTTCTACGGCTCGGCGGCCTTCGAGGCTGCCAGCTGCCGCGGCGACGACGTGTACGTCGTCGGAGGCGCGAACTCCGCCGGGCAGGCGGCGGTCTACTTCTCGCGCTTCGCGGCGAAGGTCCACGTGCTGCTGCGCGGCCCGAACCTGGCCCAGTCCATGTCCGCGTATCTGATCCAGCAGATCGAGGCCGTGCCCAACATCGAGATCCACCCGTGCACCGAGGTGGCCGCCGGTGGCGGGGAGGGCCATCTGGAGCGGCTGACGCTGCGGGACAACCGCACCGGTGCCCTCACGGACGTCGACGCCACCTGGCTGTTCGTGTTCATCGGCGCCGAGCCGCAGACGCAGTGGCTCGACGGGCTGATCGCGTGCGACGACCGCGGGTTCGTCCTGACCGGCCCCGACCTCCCCGAGGCGGGCGGGCGTTCGCCCCGCTGGCCGCTGGTGCGCGCCCCGTACCACCTCGAGACCAGCGTGCCCGGCGTGTTCGCCGCGGGGGACGTCCGCGCCGAGTCGGTCAAGCGGGTGGCCTCGGCGGTGGGCGAAGGAGCCATGGCCGTCACGCTCGTGCACCGCTATCTGGAGGCCCAATGACCGCCTCGGTCTCACGGGAGGTGCTGACCCCGGACGAACTGCGCACCCTGTTCCTCTTCGAGGCCCTCGACGACGACCAGCTGGCGTGGCTGGCCGAGCGCGGACGCGTGGAGGTGCGCGAGGCGGGAACGCCCGTCTACACCCAGGGCGAGGGGGCGACCTGCTTCTTCGTACTGCTCTCCGGCACCGTCGCGCTCAGCCGCCAGCTCCACGGCGACGACATCGAACTGGGCCGCAGCGAACAGCGGGGCGCCTACGGCGGTGCCACACAGGCCTACCTCGGCGACCGCGTAGACCAGGTGTACCCGAACACGATGCGCGCCGTGACCGACGTGGAGCTGTTCGTCCTGCCCGCGACCGAGTTCGCGACCGCGATCCGGACCTGGTTCCCCATGGCCCTGCACCTGCTCGAGGGACTGTTCCTCGGGCTCCGGGCCAGCGACATCATCGTCGGGGAACGGGAACGGCTCGTCGCCCTCGGTTCACTGACGGCCGGCCTGACCCATGAGCTCAACAACCCCGCGGCCGCGGCCGTACGCGCCACCGACACCCTGCGCGACCGGGTGACCCGCATGCGGCACAAGCTCGCACTGATCGCGGACGGTCGGGTGGACGGCAAGCGGCTCCACGAGCTGGTGGAGATGCAGGACGCCGCGGTGCAGCGCGCCCGGACCGCCCGCCAGCTGACGGCGATCGAGGCGGCCGACGCGGAGGACGAACTGGGCGACTGGCTGGACGCGGCAGGGGTGGAAAACGCCTGGGACATCGCCCCCACCTTCGTCTCCGGCGGCATCGACGCCGACTGGCTGGCCGAGGCCACCGCGGAGCTCTCCGGCGAGAACCGGCGGGCGGCCGTGGGCTGGCTGAACTACACCGTCGACACCGAGATGCTGATGGGCGAGATCGAGGACGCGGTCCGCCGCGTCTCCGGACTCGTCGACGCGGCCCGGCAGTACTCCCAGCTCGACCGCGCCGCCCAGCAGCCCGTGGACGTCCATGAACTCCTCGACGCCACCCTGGTGATGCTCAAGGCCAAGATCCCGGCCGGGGTGCGGGTGGTGAAGGAGTACGCGGAGGGCATGCCGCTCGTCCCCGCGTACGGCGCGGAGCTCAACCAGGTGTGGACGAACCTCATCGACAACGCCCTCGCCGCGATGGGCGGCGACGGCACCCTCACGCTCGCCACCTGGCACGAGGACGACCACGCGTACGTGGAGGTACGGGACACGGGCACCGGGATCGACCCCGAGATCCGCCCCCGCATCTTCGAACCGTTCTTCTCGACGAAACCGGTCGGCGAGGGGACGGGCCTCGGGCTCGACATCTCGTACCGGATCGTCGTCAACAAGCACGGCGGCGACATCCGCGTCGCCTCGCACCCGGGCGACACCCGCTTCCGGGTCTGCCTCCCCGTCGTCCGGCCCTCGGGGGACGAGCCGCTCTGAGGGCCGGACACCGGACATCGCCGGGCCCGCCGGTCGGAGCGTCCCGGCGCGGGGCCGGCGAGTGGCGATCACCCGCCCCCGGCGCGAGCCTGAGGAGAACGAGCGCCGGCGACGGGCACCGGGCCGCGCCGGCCGCACCGCGAAGCGACCGAGGAGCGGCGCCATGGCGGACGACCGGATTCCAGGGATCGACCCGACCGTACCCCCCAGTGGCACCGGCTGTGCCGAATGCCTGGCCGGGGACGGCCCGGGGTGGTGGATGCATCTGCGGCGGTGCGCCGAGTGCGGGCACATCGGGTGCTGCGACTCGTCGCCCTCCCAGCACGGCACGCGCCACGCCGTGGACTCGGGGCACCCGTACCTGACGAGTTTCGAGCCGGGCGAGGACTGGTTCTGGAACGTCCGGACCGAGCAGTACTACGAGGGCGGACCCCGGCTCGCCGAGCCCAGCGCCCACCCGCTCGCGCAGCCCGTGCCCGGCCCGGCGGGAGCCGTGCCCGCCGACTGGGAGCGGCACCTCCACTGACGTCCGGCGTCGGCGGGGCCGCCCCACCCCGCGCCCGCCGCCCGCCGACGGGGGTGCCGGGCTCCCGGGAGCAGCGTGCCAGGGCGGTACGCCCGCCCGGCTTCACGGTGTCCGGCGGGCGTCCGGCCCCGCCGCCCGCGTCCGCGGGCGGGTGTTCCCGACTGCAGGGAGCGCGACACGGCGGTACGCCCGTCCCGGGAGGCGTGTCCGCGACACGGCGGTACGTCCGTACCGGGAGGCGTGTCCGCGACACGGCGGTGTGCCCTCCCCGGCGGGCGTGCGGGACACCGCGGTACGCCCGTCCGGCAGAGGACCGTTCCACCGGGCCCGACCCGTGTCGCGTCATCGGTCGGCCGAGCCGTCCGAGCCGTCGGGGATCCGGCGACGCCGTCAGGGATCCGGCGACGCCGTCGGGCCTCCGGCGAGGCCACCGGAGGCGACCGGCGCGAACAGGACCGCAGACCGGCGACACACTTTGCCCGCCCGCCCGACGCATCCACCTCCCGCGCCCCGCCCCGCTGCCCGCCCCGCGCCGCTCTACTGCTCGTACGACTCCACTTCGCTGATCGGGCGTGGCGCGACCTGCTGCGGGTCCTGACCGGCCTCCGCGCTCGCCCTGCGCCGGCGCAGCAGGTCCCAGCACTGGTCCAACTGACGCTCCACGGACTCCAGCCGCGCTCGTTCCTCCGGACCGAGCCCTGCGCCGGGGGCCTGGTCGCGGAGCCGGTGCTCCTCCGCGACGAGGGCGTCGATGGTCTGCAGAAGGTCATCCGCCATCTCTGCCTCCTCAGCCGGATCCCGCACGGGTGCGTACGCGGAGGTCGTCCCCCCAATTGTCGGCGACAGCCGCTGCCGCCGCGAGCGAAGGCGCCGGGTTCCCGTTCCCGGGCGGACCGGTGGTGCGGGAAGCCCGGCAGGGCCTTCTCCCGGGGGTCGCCGCGTACCCGTGCCGGTGCGGCCGACCCGGAACGGCGGGCCGCGGCTGCCGCGCCCCGGCCTCGGTCAGCCGCGCAGCGCCGCCGCCACCACGGACCGTGCCTCCTCCTGCACCCGCGTCAGATGGTCGGGCCCGAGGAACGACTCGGCGTACACCTTGTAGACGTCCTCCGTGCCCGAAGGGCGTGCCGCGAACCAGGCGTTGGCGGTGGTCACCTTGATGCCGCCGATGGGTGCGCCGTTGCCCGGCGCACGGGTGAGCACGGCGGTGATCGCCTCCCCGGCCAGGGTGTCCGCGGTCACCTGCTCGGGGGAGAGCCGGCTCAGCACGGCCTTCTCCTCACGGGTCGCCGGTGCGTCGACCCGTGCGTAGGCCGGCTCGCCGAACCGCTCGGTGAGCGACGCGTAGTGGCGGCTCGGCGACGTCCCCGTCACGGCCAGGATCTCGGACGCGAGCAGGGCCAGTACGATGCCGTCCTTGTCGGTCGTCCACACCGAGCCGTCCCGGCGGAGGAACGAGGCGCCGGCGGACTCCTCACCGCCGAAACCGAGCGAGCCGTCGAGCAGTCCGTCCACGAACCACTTGAAGCCGACCGGCACTTCGCGCAGCTCCCGGCCGAGGTCGGCCGCCACCCGGTCGATCATGCTCGACGACACCAGCGTCTTGCCGACCGCCGCACCGGCCGGCCACTGGGCGCGGTGGCTGAACAGGTACGAGATCGCGGTGGCCAGATAGTGGTTGGGGTTCATGAGCCCGCCGTCCGGGGTGACGATGCCGTGCCGGTCGGCGTCGGCGTCGTTGCCCGTGGCGACCTGGAACCGGTCGCGCTGCTCGATCAGCGACGCCATCGCGTGGGGGGAGGAGCAGTCCATGCGGATCTTCCCGTCCCAGTCCAGCGTCATGAAACGCCACGCCGGGTCGGTGAGCGGGTTGACGACGGTCAGGTCGAGCCGGTGCTGCTCGGCGATGCGGCCCCAGTAGGCGACGGACGCCCCGCCGAGCGGGTCGGCCCCGATGCGCACACCCGCGGCGCGCACCGCGTCGAGGTCGAGCACGGACGGCAGGTCGGACACGTAGGAGCCCAGGAAGTCGTACCGGCCGGTCGTCGCGGCGGACAGTGCCCTCGTCCAGGGGAGCCGCCGCACGTCCTTCAGCCCGCCGGTGATGATCTCGTTGGCGCGGTCCTGGATCCAGCCGGTCGCCTCGGAGCCGGCCGGGCCGCCGTTGGGCGGGTTGTACTTGAAGCCCCCGTCCGACGGCGGGTTGTGCGAGGGCGTGACCACCACGCCGTCGGCGAGACCGGAGGCGCGACCGCGGTTGTGCCCGAGGATGGCGTGCGAGACGGCCGGGGTGGGGGTGAAGCCGTCGGCCTCGTCGATCAGCACGGTGACGCCGTTGGCGGCGAACACCTCGACGGCCGTGACCTTCGCGGGCTCGGACAGCGCATGGGTGTCGGCGCCGAGGAACAGCGGCCCGTCGATGCCCTGCCCGCTGCGGTACTCGCAGATCGCCTGGCTGGTGGCCGCGATGTGGTCCTCGTTGAAGGCCGTGGCCAGGGAGGACCCGCGATGTCCCGAGGTGCCGAAGGCGACCCGCTGGGCGGGGTCCGCCGGATCGGGGTGCAGGGCGTAGTACGCCGTCACCAGCCGGGGCACGTCGATGAGGTCCTCCGGCCGCGCTGGCTGTCCCGCGCGCTCGTTGGGCATCCGTCCACTCCTCCGCTTCGGTGGGTGCGATCAGGGCAGGTGCCATGATCGCTCGTCAGTCGCCGTTCGTCCGGCTGCCCCTCCGCACGCACGTGCCGGTGGGCGCCCCGAGTCGGGCATGCCCAGCGTGCGCCCGCGCACGCGCCCGGCACGGGCGATTCTCCGGAATCCGTCCCCGCCCGGCCGCCCGTCGCCCGGAACGTCGTCGAACCGCCGGGGGCGGAATCGTCCTGATCACCTACACTCGCCGGATGGCGAAGTACTTCGACGTCCATCCCGAGAATCCCCAGCGCCGCACCATCGTCACCGTGGCCGACACCATCCGCTCCGACGGCCTCGTCGTGTACCCGACGGACTCCTGTTTCGCCCTGGGCTGCCGCATCGGCAGTCGGGAGGGCATCAACCGGATCCGCTCGATCCGCAACCTCGACGACCGTCATCACTTCACCCTCGTGTGCAGGGACTTCGCCCAGCTCGGCCAGTTCGTGCACGTCGACAAGGACGTCTTCCGCGCGGTCAAGGCGGCCACCCCCGGCAGTTTCACGTTCATCCTGCCGGCGACCAAGGAGGTGCCGCGCCAGCTCCTGCACCCGAAGAAGAAGACGGTCGGCGTCCGCATCCCCGACCACGTCGTCGCGCAGGCGCTCGTCGAGGAGCTCGGCGAGCCCCTGCTGTCCAGCACCCTCCTCCTCCCCGGCGAGGACGAGCCGATGACCCAGGGCTGGGAGATCAAGGAACGGCTCGACCACGTGGTGGACGCGGTGCTCGACTCGGGCGACTGCGGTACCGAACCGACCACCGTCATCGACTTCTCCGGCGGCGAACCGGAGATCGTGCGCCGGGGCGCCGGCGACACCGAGCGGTTCGAGTAGCGCCGGGCACGGGCCGGGCCCCGGACGTCGCCGCGCATACCGTCCGAGGGCCCGCCGCCGCGCCGTTGCCGGGTCACGCCCTGCCGTGCGCCTTCTGCGAGTGCCGTGCCAGGGAGTCGAGGACCACCGCGGCGAGCAGCACACCCCCGGTGATCACCGACTGCATCGGCGTAGGGATGCCCAGCAGGACCATGCCCGACGCGATCGACTGGATGACGAGCATGCCCAGCAGTACGGACCAGGTGGTCCCGCGCCCGCCGAACAGGCTGACGCCACCGATCACGGCCGCGGCGATCGCGTTGATCAGCAGGATGCTGGAGCCCGACGTCTGGCCGACCGCGGCCACCCGGGAGGCCAGGAAGAGCCCGCCGACGGCGGCCAGCGTCCCGGACACCATGAACGCCGAGATCCGCAGCCACACCACGTTCATGCCCGCGCGACGGGCCGCCTCGGCACCGCCGCCGATGGAGACGATCTTCCGTCCGTAGAAGGTGCGCCGCAGGAGGAAGTCCAGGCCGACGACGAAGACCAGGAAGATCAG
It contains:
- a CDS encoding DUF2630 family protein; this encodes MADDLLQTIDALVAEEHRLRDQAPGAGLGPEERARLESVERQLDQCWDLLRRRRASAEAGQDPQQVAPRPISEVESYEQ
- the pgm gene encoding phosphoglucomutase (alpha-D-glucose-1,6-bisphosphate-dependent); amino-acid sequence: MPNERAGQPARPEDLIDVPRLVTAYYALHPDPADPAQRVAFGTSGHRGSSLATAFNEDHIAATSQAICEYRSGQGIDGPLFLGADTHALSEPAKVTAVEVFAANGVTVLIDEADGFTPTPAVSHAILGHNRGRASGLADGVVVTPSHNPPSDGGFKYNPPNGGPAGSEATGWIQDRANEIITGGLKDVRRLPWTRALSAATTGRYDFLGSYVSDLPSVLDLDAVRAAGVRIGADPLGGASVAYWGRIAEQHRLDLTVVNPLTDPAWRFMTLDWDGKIRMDCSSPHAMASLIEQRDRFQVATGNDADADRHGIVTPDGGLMNPNHYLATAISYLFSHRAQWPAGAAVGKTLVSSSMIDRVAADLGRELREVPVGFKWFVDGLLDGSLGFGGEESAGASFLRRDGSVWTTDKDGIVLALLASEILAVTGTSPSRHYASLTERFGEPAYARVDAPATREEKAVLSRLSPEQVTADTLAGEAITAVLTRAPGNGAPIGGIKVTTANAWFAARPSGTEDVYKVYAESFLGPDHLTRVQEEARSVVAAALRG
- a CDS encoding L-threonylcarbamoyladenylate synthase produces the protein MAKYFDVHPENPQRRTIVTVADTIRSDGLVVYPTDSCFALGCRIGSREGINRIRSIRNLDDRHHFTLVCRDFAQLGQFVHVDKDVFRAVKAATPGSFTFILPATKEVPRQLLHPKKKTVGVRIPDHVVAQALVEELGEPLLSSTLLLPGEDEPMTQGWEIKERLDHVVDAVLDSGDCGTEPTTVIDFSGGEPEIVRRGAGDTERFE